One region of Triticum aestivum cultivar Chinese Spring chromosome 6B, IWGSC CS RefSeq v2.1, whole genome shotgun sequence genomic DNA includes:
- the LOC123135363 gene encoding disease resistance protein RGA5-like, translating into MEVVTGAMGSLLPKLGELLVGEYKLLKGVKKDVESLEREMKSMNAALVKMAEVPRDQLDNQVIIWADELRELSYDMEDVVDNFLVCAEGSQSDAIADSNNLKRLVGKMANLFTKGKTRHQIGNAIRDIKNRAQEVADRRDRYKVDGVVTNPAGKQKIDPRVLALYKDQKELVGIEDARDELTKMLTDDDGPKQQQHKMKIVSIIGPGGLGKTTLAKAVYDRLQTQFTCTTFVLVGRDPEVKKVLRDIILEVDKNKCMGDLATLDETQLISKLRRLLENARYLIVIDDIWDLKAWDIIKCALLDNNHVSRVITTTRILDVAKNTGDIYKLKPLSHHLSEELFYTRLFGGKDKCPFDHPAEVSSKILQKCGGLPLAIITLASLLAGKPMENWSKVFNSIGFGSGDNNKDVENTRKILSFSYYDLPCHLRSCLLHLSVYPEDDLIMKDTLIWQWVAEGFVIEEPGVSLFETGERYFNELLNRSMIQPVEDSVKYTIYACCIHDMVLDIICLFSKEQNFVTILDSNEEHTPSQCNARRLAVQKRVLPLTNMNMPKLRS; encoded by the exons ATGGAGGTGGTGACCGGTGCCATGGGAAGCCTGCTCCCCAAGCTTGGCGAGCTGCTCGTGGGTGAGTACAAGCTGCTGAAGGGTGTCAAGAAAGATGTTGAGTCCCTTGAGAGGGAGATGAAGAGCATGAACGCTGCACTTGTCAAGATGGCGGAGGTGCCAAGGGACCAGCTGGATAACCAGGTCATCATCTGGGCTGATGAGCTCAGGGAGCTATCGTACGACATGGAGGATGTTGTCGACAACTTCCTGGTGTGCGCCGAGGGTTCTCAATCTGATGCCATCGCCGACTCAAACAACCTCAAAAGGCTGGTAGGGAAGATGGCCAACTTGTTCACCAAAGGCAAGACACGCCATCAGATCGGCAATGCCATCAGGGACATCAAGAACCGCGCCCAGGAGGTGGCTGACCGGCGTGACAGATACAAAGTTGATGGTGTTGTTACTAATCCAGCTGGCAAACAAAAGATTGATCCTCGTGTCTTGGCTTTGTACAAGGATCAGAAAGAGCTCGTTGGTATTGAAGACGCACGGGACGAGCTAACCAAGATGCTCACAGATGATGATGGTcccaagcagcagcagcacaagATGAAGATAGTCTCTATTATTGGACCTGGAGGACTTGGCAAGACTACACTTGCTAAGGCAGTGTATGATAGGCTTCAAACACAATTTACATGCACAACATTTGTTTTAGTGGGTCGAGACCCAGAAGTGAAGAAAGTTCTCAGGGATATCATCTTGGAAGTTGACAAGAACAAGTGTATGGGTGATTTAGCCACATTGGATGAAACACAACTCATCAGCAAACTCCGACGACTACTTGAGAATGCAAG GTACCTCATTGTCATTGATGACATATGGGATCTAAAAGCATGGGACATTATCAAATGTGCTTTGCTTGATAACAATCATGTGAGTCGGGTAATCACAACTACCCGTATTCTCGATGTCGCCAAAAACACTGGAGATATTTACAAGCTAAAACCACTTTCTCACCATTTGTCTGAAGAATTATTCTATACAAGATTGTTTGGTGGTAAAGATAAATGCCCTTTTGATCATCCGGCTGAAGTATCAAGCAAAATTTTACAGAAGTGTGGAGGTCTGCCATTGGCAATAATTACACTAGCTAGTTTGTTGGCTGGTAAACCTATGGAGAACTGGTCAAAAGTATTCAACTCTATTGGCTTTGGATCTGGAGATAATAACAAAGATGTAGAGAACACGAGGAAGATATTATCATTTAGTTATTATGATCTACCTTGTCATCTAAGGTCTTGCCTGCTGCATCTGAGCGTATATCCAGAagacgatttgatcatgaaagacACATTGATATGGCAGTGGGTTGCCGAAGGTTTTGTCATTGAGGAACCAGGGGTAAGTTTATTTGAGACCGGAGAAAGATACTTTAACGAACTACTAAATAGAAGCATGATCCAGCCGGTCGAGGATTCAGTGAAGTACACAATATATGCTTGTTGTATTCATGATATGGTGCTGGATATAATTTGTTTGTTTTCAAAGGAACAAAATTTTGTTACTATATTGGATAGTAACGAAGAACACACACCTTCACAATGCAATGCCCGCAGGTTAGCTGTCCAAAAGAGAGTTCTGCCTCTGACTAACATGAACATGCCCAAACTGAGGTCGTGA
- the LOC123135364 gene encoding uncharacterized protein encodes MVPNASDIEKVKAAVRQAIDTHPNHPTLHLSAYGRPQTDDEEESDSEQTKQEFLLGSMESLECIDIRVRVLNVASTGFDFIGSLGNLPSLKRVGAYIDCNGANASDIEKVNAALRQAIDTHPNRPTLDLHPYGLSQTDEEELDSKQTEQEVIPPSSLHYTTYQCWYVWSGNRRQQRRARSTGL; translated from the exons ATGGTGCCAAATGCTTCTGATATTGAAAAGGTGAAGGCAGCGGTGAGGCAAGCAATCGACACCCATCCCAACCATCCCACCCTTCATCTCTCAGCATATGGTCGACCACAG ACTGATGATGAAGAGGAATCAGACTCGGAACAGACCAAACAGGAGTTTCTGCTAGGATCTATGGAGAGCCTTGAATGCATTGATATCAGAGTGCGTGTTTTGAACGTTGCCAGCACTGGTTTTGACTTTATTGGTAGCCTGGGGAACCTCCCTTCGCTCAAGAGGGTAGGCGCTTATATCGACTGCAATGGTGCCAATGCTTCTGATATTGAAAAGGTGAACGCAGCTCTGAGGCAAGCAATCGACACCCATCCCAATCGTCCCACCCTTGATCTCCACCCATATGGTCTATCTCAG ACTGATGAAGAGGAATTGGACTCGAAACAGACCGAACAAGAGGTAATACCACCCTCGTCTTTGCATTATACTACCTACCAGTGTTGGTACGTCTGGTCAGGTAatcgacgacaacaacgacgagcAAGAAGTACCGGACTCTGA